In the Xiphias gladius isolate SHS-SW01 ecotype Sanya breed wild chromosome 7, ASM1685928v1, whole genome shotgun sequence genome, ATGGTCCGaaaccacacacgcacacgcacacacacacacacacacacacacacgcatttctGTCCATTGTCAAAATCTGAGCAACACATACACCTCACTTCATTACACAGTATGctcatttttctccctctcactccgCAGAAGAGAGGCAGTATCGCTGTGAGGACTGTGACCAGCACTTTGAGTCCCGCAATCAGCTGCTGGACCACCAGAAGCAGCCGTGTGGGacgcccccctcctccttccttaaCCCAGGTTTGACTTATTTTTGAAAGTTGGACTATTTTCATGCCATTGTAAACAGTGGGTAGTGAAGAGTGACAAGAAGGATGTGTAGCTGTACTGGAAGAACATGACAATaatgatgtaatgtaaaatgagaTCACAGTAATGCATTGTGGAAAGAAGAGTCTACAAACTGgcataaattgtgttttttttatgcaagCGGAGAGTAAAAGAGGATGACTtgttaaaattttcaaaatccAGAATAGCGGTCGAACCTAATTTTCATCTGAGACAATTGAGCCAAAATGACCACTGCTACACAACAGTTGATGCAGTGAAGGATTTATTCATCCTGCAATATTTGTTCAAACCTCAGGCCTTGATACTGCTAGAGATTCAGTGTAATTTGTATAAGAATGGACCCACAGACTTAGTAATTGACCAGGGACTGCAAAAGTgcaaatcattacattttcccATATCATCTATGTAATGGAATAGATGGCTCCTAAAGACCGCACGACTTTCAAAATGCTTTtacacccaaacacatcattcctatatcatttacatttttaagtttacTTGCAGTCCCTGCAGGCTGtatgaatttttaaatacaTGTGATGTACAAGGTAAACCTAAAGAccataacattttatttgtttgcatggTCTTCCAGTATGGGATACATTTAAACACTCCTCttgctttgcttgttttttctgatgcaTCTAGGGGGGGACAGTGACCTAAAGGCCCAGGAAGCTCAAGACTTGGGAGCCCTCCACATGTCCCATGGTCTACACGAGTGTAAGGAGTGTGACCAGGTCTTCCCTGATGTCCAGAGGTAAGCAAATAGCCGTCACATTCAGTCACATCatttattttgggaaattttttGCCGTTCATTTTTTGCAGACTGTCATCTCCATAGATGCAAGCAAAGAGCTGGTGTTGTCTAACAGccatattatattttttttaaaaaaattctccatcctcattgttgttttattttccatgtttcCTGCAGTCTGGAGGCCCACGTTCTGTCCCACTCTGAGGAGAGGGAATATAAGTGTGACCAGTGCCCCAAGGCATTCAACTGGAAATCAAACCTGATCCGACATCAGATGTCTCATGACAGTGGCAAGCACTACGAATGTGAAAACTGCTCAAAGGTAAAGTGATGACTTTTGAAGGGGCTATTTAATCAATgagcatttttatgtttctgtgtttgtccacatttctgttttcttttttatggcaggtgtttattattttcatgtttgaagAAGCAGATAGTAACTCccccgtgtgtctgtgtgattcCTTCCCCCAGCAGGTGTTCACAGACCCCAGTAACCTGCAGAGGCACATCCGCTCACAGCACGTCGGGGCGCGGGCCCACGCCTGCTCTGACTGCGGCAAGACGTTTGCTACGTCTTCGGGCCTCAAGCAGCATAAGCACATCCACAGCAGTGTCAAGCCCTTCATGTGTAAGTCACTAAGACCCTACCTATGTAAGTCTCCTCAGTACgttataataatcataataataataatgataatcatgaaaataataataacaatatgcTTGTGACTTGCCTTAAATAGAAAAACTGttatgtttttgcaaaaatacatttttatcctTCCTCAGCTCCTTCTCAAGAGTCAGTCATGTAATGTTCTACAGGAATTACACATGGGATTATATAGTAGCTGCGTGTAGAGTGGCAGCACTATTTCTTTTAAGACAAGAGTCATCCAGTTATATCTGCATCAGCAGTCTCACACTGTGCTGATATGGTGATAGCAGCGTTTAAACTAGCATGTAATTTGATTCAGTCCCACTTGGTCTAACCTTACTGTTGCCTCTCACAGTGACCCAGCCTGACCGACTGTTGACGCTACAGCTAACAGACgttttctttctcagtttctttctctcatacacacacactttctgtgtCCGTTTCTCAGTAAATGCTAGCTCCTGCAAGACCCAAACACATTTTGACCTTTCGCACTTTCACCACCTCGCACCACAGATCTCATCTCCTTCCCCTAAAGCATTATGACCTTCACCCTTtgccccttctctctttccctgaccctgcacaccagcacacacacatgcaagctcACAGAAACCTTTCCACAcattctccttctcctcctcaaaaaacacatacacacatatacatgtatacacgTAAGCTGTAGTGACTGCATCTCCACAGCAGACCTCTGACTCCCctatttctcctctctccctctgccacATCCACCATTCCTCACAAATAGCAACCACATGTACAGCCCTCTTCCTTGTGCTCCCTCCGAATAGGAGTCCATTTGCTGTAATCAGCAGAAAATatgcaggtttaaaaacaaCTAATGTGCCGTGTAAAAAAGACAGACCAGCCTAAGACATGATGGGTGCCTGGCAGAAAccatgtgtgtgtccaaagtgtttgtttgtgcgaGAGTTCTTGAAGGACATGTACATGTTTTGGACAGTACTGTACTGTGCACACACgtgattgtgtttgtatgtcagTGCACGCAACGTGTCtaggttgtgtgtgtatgtgtctcagAGCCTCTCTATGAAGCTGGAGCGCTAAGGCCTGCTGGGTTATTAATTCCGAAGCTAAGTCACTCCTTAGCCACCGCTATGCTCTCAGGAATgtgtttataatattttgtttcagtttattaAGAGCTGACGAATACACGCGTGTAGTGAATCAGGTCTCACACTCagtgtgtcctgtgtgtgtgttgttagtCCGTAAATGTCACAACTACATGATTTATGGTGAAGAGCCTTTTCTTGTAGTTTGCTCAGGCCGTGTGACTATACttgtaaagacacacacaaagagtgaGGGATAGAAGCAGCCATACCCACATTGAGTGAACAGTTGTAGCAACTGCATATATTCTATTAGAAATTGTTAATTCTTTGTGTCAATGATACTATTTTTCAGTCTAAATATCTACAACCTAAGTTCAGTTAGATTCACTTTAATCAGCTGAAAAGTATTCTTGTCCAAATTTCTTCATCTGTATTGCTAGACACATGCGCAGCttccagagaagaaaaataacgTGCAAAATCAAAGGAATCAggctctcattttttttccagatgttttcaaaatgttttcaactaCTGTTCTGCAGAGATTGTATCCACCAAAGCCAAGCCACAAATACACTTCGTTTCAATTTAGTTTTCTTGGTCTATTCattaaaattgacttttttataAGATTACATTCACTCTTGGCTTGAACATTTCCATTTGGCTTCCCTCTGGGGTGTTTATTTAAATCTGTTTCAGCAAAACTTTTTCCcgctcttcctctccatctccttaAATTGCCTCTTGTGCACCTTGAGCTTGGAAAGCATCCAAAGTATGCAGAAGTGTAATCACAGTGCAAGCCTAACCACTTCCTTATCCTGGTTTTGAAGATCTAATAACAATGTTAGCGAAAAATCAATCACCAGAGCTGCTTCTAACTGCTTTCTGAAATTATCGgttaatgtcttttttaaacatCCAAAATGCAGCTGATCTGCAAAATATCCTATAGTGTGGGAGGGGGCAACAAATAGGCACATCTTCCCTTTTTCATTAACTGCATTCTTGACTTTTATTAgagcagggagagaaaagagcatGGGAAAACAATAAGTACTTGGCTACCACCCCCCTTCGTAAATTTTAAAGAATCATCCTTTAGTAGTAGATAATGTTGACAGATTAATAATGGCGATAGATAATGTCCAACggtgaggttttgttttgtgactggGTGTCGTCACTGTACGTCTCTCAGGGTCAGACAGAGTGATAGACAGGCATACAGGGGTTGACTGTGGGAAGGTCACTTAGCGCAGGACGACAGGGACCCAGCTATGGGGATAAGGTGAGGGGCTGAGGGGTTGAAGGGAGAGGCCCAGGGGGGGAAGAGGGAAGAGGGGCAGTAGAGGACGTGAGACCTGTCCCTGGGAACCGGACTGCAGGATAGGATTCATTCAACTCTGCTTCCTTCACAAACTTAAAATAGAGCCATTGTACTGCATGCGGCtaagaatgtgtttgtgtgtgtgtgtgtgtgtgtgtgtgtgtgtgtgtgtgtgtgtatctgtatgtcttcatgcctgtgtgtctgtgtgtatgattCAGTTTCACTGtgttatgtgaatattttgtgaatgtgcctgcatgtgtatgtgtgtgtctgcctgtgatTGTTTATGGACTCCCTGGAAGCGTCCCTGGGAGGACAATGGGCCTGGAGATGCCTGGGAATTCAGTTTGATGTTCAGGTGATGAGTGGCAGTAACTGACTCACACCATCAACCACACAGATCCATGTACAATGCCAGGATCTGGACACACCTCTCCTCCTTATTTTGCTGGAAATCTATTGTCAGAGTATTGATGGGAACCCAAGTATATCATTCAAACTGTATTTCCTCTGCCTTAGCTTCAGCCAGTCTGAAGCATGTTAACAAGAGATGTCATATCATGtgatgttattttgtgtgtgtgtgtgtgtgtgtgtgtgtgtgtgtgtgtgtgtgtgtgtgtgtgtgtgtgtgtgtgtgtgtgtgtgtgtgtgtgtgtgtttgtgtgtttgtgtgtgtgtgtgtgtgtgttccatacTGATACATTCTATATCTGTCTCCATGTCCCCACAGGCGAGGTATGCCACAAGTCGTACACTCAGTTCTCTAACCTGTGCCGCCACAAACGCATGCACGCTGACTGCCGCACACAGATCAAATGCAAGGACTGTGGGCAGATGTTCAGCACCACATCCTCCCTCAACAAGCACCGGCGCTTCTGTGAAGGAAAGAACCATTTCACAGCAGGGGGATTGTTTGCCCAGGGTATGCCACTCCCTGGCGCCCCTGGCTTGGACAAATCAGCTCTGGCGATGGGCCACAGCAGTGCTGGACTGGCTGATTACTTTGGGGCCAGTCGCCACCATGGCGGGCTTACCTTCCCTGCTGCCCCAGCATTTCCTTTCAGCTTCCCTGGCCTCTTCCCCTCTGGACTCTACCACCGGCCACCACTCATTCCTGCCACCACCTCTCCTGTCAGACAACCAACCCATGCACCTGTTGCCGGGCCTGGTGCAGAGCTAAGTAAGAGTCCACTGCTGCCCCCAAGCCCTAGCACTCAGGAGTCCAGAGAGCTCCTCAAGGCTCTCCGTAAAGATGGCGGTTCACCTGGCAGTCAAATGCAAGGCTCAGAGCTCCATACTCAGAGCTCCTCATCCTCCGCAAAGAAGCGAAACAAGCAGAGTGACCAGTCTGAGAGCAGCGACCTGGACGATGTCAGCACGCCCAGCGGAAGTGATCTGGAGAGCACATCGGGCTCCGAGCTGGAGAGTGACATGgacagtgagagggagaggggggctgCTCGAGAAAATGGCAAAGGCCCCAAGAGGAAGGCCAGTGAGGGAGGCCCCCAGAGCCCCAGCCTGACAGGCAGCAGTGCTGCTAAAGACTTTCCAGGCCCATCCCTCATCCCAGCCTCACTGGATGAGCACACAGCTGTAACAGGGGCTGTGAATGACTCTATTAAGGCCATTGCCTCCATTGCTGAGAAGTACTTTGGCTCCACAGGGCTGGCTGGCCTGCAGGACAAGAAGGTTGGGTCTCTGCCCTATCCCTCCATGTTCCCACTGCCTTTCTTCCCAGCTTTCTCTCCTCCAGTTTACCCGTTCCCAGACAGGAACCTTAGACCTCCAGGCCTAAAGGGCGAACCACAGTCTCCAGCAGATGACTGTAAGAAGGCCCAGGGCAAATCTTCATCTGAGTCACCATTTGACCTCACCACCAAGCgaaaggaggaaaagtcagCCCCATTCGCTCCCTCCAAACCAGGGGCCTCCCACTCTGTCGGTCAGGATCAGCCACTAGACCTGAGTCTGGGGACCAGGGACCGTGGACGCAATccaagagaggaagagacaaagaagaaCCGGGGTtatgaagaggagaagggagtAGTGGAGATTCCAAAAGCAGATACCTCCTTACAGCATGCCAGGCCCACCCCATTTTTCATGGACCCCATCTACAGGTATTGTTATTCCCAGTAGCTTACTTAGCCttaattcaagtcactaatgcaATTTTACATAATGTGTGAACACTACAACAAAATGCTGTTACACATTGTATTATGCAAGAGCGTGAAAATGTTCATACTTCAAAAACTATTCTGGTGTCATTTACTATGATACAATCGCTAATTGTAATTTTCTGTAATACTGAATATAAGTGTACCAATATTTGCTGCTGTGTATGCGTTAAGAGCTGATAGAAATCTACTATTAGCAGGGTTGAGAAGAGGAGAATGAGCGATCCGTTTGAGACTCTGAAAGACAAGTACATGCGGCCAGCTCCAGGCTTTCTCTTCCATCCACAGGTAGGTTTTGATTGTGTCATCCACACACATTGGGACAACTTTGGGCACTTACAGGGCATATGATAAAGTGGCAACTGTACAGTTTTACCTATCTAGTGTTTATCTTAGATGCCTATATTGTCCGTATACAACAGCCCCATTTTTTAATGGGTACTTCTTGGTCAGTCCTGCCCATTTCAGTTCACAATGGCTGTGATTTTATGATTCGTGTCATCTTACCTTGATGACATCACTGTTACAAGTTCAGTTAGCTTCTTATAGAAGCCACAGATGTAACAGCAGCATGGTGTCAAACCAGTCAAAATATATTATGATTCTTTCTATGAGGAGCTCTTATTCAGAATGGTTGTCCCAGGCTGACTAGACCGGATTAATGAGGATTAGTATGTGGCTCCAGCCTTATCCAAGCTACTGCCTGTTAAGCCTGTAGTTGGCTATCTGAAACAGATGTGGCAGAAAGAAAGGGCACCCCATGACACGTCTTCACATAACGTGTCTTTGATTGCAATATAAAAAACGATATGCTCTTTAAGCAAGGATTTCTGCCCCCGGGTTCTCTGTGCCAGTATTTCCATTGTGAGACTCCATTTATATTTGCGGCGTGCACGCGGACGTATGTGTGTCTAATACGTGTTCCATTGACGTGCATTTGTTCAGTCTTCTCTCGTGGGTGAGAACGGTCCATCGGAAAGTGAAAACACCACTTTCTCAGgcatatgattttttttcttcttttctggtCGTTTCAGGTCTGGTTTTTACAGGCTGTTTCATTCGTCTGATTTATGTCCCCTGTCCAGGCTGCTGCATGGGCCTAGGCTGCAGCAGCCACATGGCCGTCCAACACGCCTTAATGAGGTGTCCTATCAGTAGAAACACTAACAGAGTGCTTAGGCCATCTTTATGACTTTATGATGCCTGGACACACAAATCATTCCCAGAAACACCAGACTTGGGTAGGTCTAAGCCAGACAAAGCTAGGGGCCCTTCTGTGTACTTTTGAGGGGGTTTGTTTTCAGTCACCTGACTCACTATAGAGCcataaatccaaaaaaagagGTTGCAAAGCTGAGGGGACTAGAACTTTTTTCAACCTTTAGTgatttggctttttattttctggcaGGAAATTTTACTGCTAAGCAATACTGGCTTAGATTACATActaaaattgtatttgtaaCCTTCTATAATGAGCTTATTGAACACCAGGAAGTGTTGGGAACTATTACAGCCTCCCATAATTCCAGCGCCATAACTCTGCAGATAGGCAGCTCGTTGCTCATTCAAAGTTAATGACAGCGAGACCCATCATCCCTTCTATACCCAAGTGTGTCTGATCAAAAGCTGTTGATTCATGCGTCACTTCCTGGTTCTGActgctttctcttctccttctgttcCGCCCCTCAGTTTCGTTTGCCAGATCAGAGAACTTGGGTAAGTTCCTCTTTAACCTACAGTACTGCCATGTGTCTGTACCTCTACCAAACAGACCCCATCCCCTAATTAATGCACGGGCTGCATAAATCACCAGGCATTCGCATAGCTTTAACCAATCACCATCATGTACCTACTGGGTTTCTGTCCCTTTACGTGTTATTTGTAAGAAATTGAATATGAACATTTATATCGAACATCATATTATACTATATTGTAGTAATTTATCTTGAGTATTTGAGCCTTGCTTTTTGATCTGTTTACATCTCTTCATCTATAAAATATCCCCTTGCTGATTCACATGAAAGGGTTCAAGCGGGGATTTCCATCCAAGCTACACCCTGTCTGTCCGCCAGCTCTGAATATATGTTTGCTTATTTGGAGAATGAAGTAGGGCTCTTGCAAATGGGCTGGAGGAGATGAGTGGAAGGTGGGGTGGAGGGTGGTGTTTAGGGGGGCTGCTTTACATCAGCGCAAGGGTAACAGTCTCTTTGGGACATTGGCGGGGGGTTGGGGGGTTAGTTCCTCCCTCCAAACATCTGGTTCCCGATTAAGATCAACAATTGAGAATGCATCTCACTAATTAAGGCCCTCACAGCATCACTGACATCTGGAGATAGCCAATCAACTGCTAGTCCCAGAGCGACGCTACAGCAACAAGCAAGTTCACAGACGCTCACACACTGCCTGGGGGGGGGTGTGTTTGGATGTGcatatgggtgtgtgtgagttggtTTTGGGGGGTCTTCTATACAAAGGAGATGGGGGAGTTATAAACCCTTTGAAAAATCactttagagcaaaatgtggAGCCTTTTATCCTCCTGTGTTTTAAGTGGAACATTTCGCACACATGGCATTGTCAGACAGTGGCCTAATGAACCTGACTCACCATCCATTAAAACAGCTCAATGGCTGAAAGTTTTTGAAGTGTAATCTGTGGCGGAGTGATGGTTACCAGTTTCAGTAATTAATATATCTAATCCATTGAATTGGATATGTGAATCATCTACTGCTCACCTACAAACAAAGCATTTGACTGGTATAGAGAAACTGACAAaactctttttatttgtttttggagcattttaacagcaaaatgtgaCGCTACATAATAAAAGATTACACTGGTTATTTTGTCTTCTTAAACAATTGTGGACAATGCAACAGTGAGTTAAAAAATAGttccaaacacagaaaaataataatatatcagtatCTATTTTATATCATGTACAAAGCTCAATTGTTCACTTATGCAGGatactttttaagaaaaagataTTAACTCTTGAATTTGCCAAAGCACCATACCAACGTTAAGTGCATAGTATATAGTACAATGACATTGTATCTCGCTACATGCAgccagaaaaaatatattttttataactaTGCCTTTAATTTAAACGATACAGATGCAAGGGTTTACCAGAGGTGTGAGATTAAACTCTTAATAGAGTGCAGAAGCATGAGTGGCTTAAGGTGGGATCAGAATTCCCTGGTAGATGGAGCCGGGATGGAGTAGTTTCAGCCTTAGAAAGTGTCTTATCGGACAGGCTTGACATGGCCGACAGCTTTAGGGTCCCTAATGTTCCCATGAGTTATGCGTTCTCATTGAGCAAGGCAGACAAACTGAGTATCCACTCCAGTGCCTGAAAAGACCCCAATGAAATACACAGTGCACAttcaaaagaaatatgaaaGCATTTCACCTCCCTCTTCCCCGCAACCCCTTTCAATCTGTCTTTCAATCCattcccctcctttctctcgctctgttctctccctctcccttgcCTTTGATTCATGGCATGCAGCATTGGCATATTCATAATCAAACGGACCTGACACTCCACATCCTCCCTCAGTGGGAACGTCGACGGCTGCGGCAGGAACTTTACACTCGGCCGTCACTCCTAATCAGCTGCTCCCAACACTAGGCTCAACCACCGTCTATCAGCTCTTCTCTCTCCggactttctttctttctttctttctttatttctttatttctttcctccCAATCTTCTCCCCTATCGTCTAGTCCTTCATCATGCTCCTTCTCTgattctcttcctctccttctttcccctCGGTCTGCTCCATCTTGGCATGAAGCCTGAGAGTGACAGGGGGTGAAAGCAGGAGATGGAATGTCAGCGTCGGAGCAGTGCTCTCGTGGAGGACCCGAATCACCATTGATTTGTTGCTTTAtcaaaataagaataagaaacaGGCTGAAAATTCAATACACGCAAATAATGCAAATTTGTGTGGCCCCTTTAAAAAAcgacgggaaaaaaaaaactcctgtgtgtgtgtgagatgggcTGACAGGCCCTGCGGCCTACTGGGACCCCCTCACCCCCgcccctccctttcctcctccctctagTTCTCCCTTCACTCCCTCTCCAGCCCCCGCTCCTCCCCCATCCCACCCCTCTCAGCAGAGCGATATCATTATTACCCGTGTCTGGCCCTTGATCAGTAATGTCAACATCTTTCATATTGACGAATGTGCTGTCTGGCCACATTGTGCACAGAATGGTTTACAGCCCAGCAGTGGACATGAATCACtcctctgccacacacacacacacacacacacaaacacacacacaaacacacacggacatgTATCTGacaacacacagatgcacactaAGCGCGTACTATCACGCTTACATACAATACTCAGGCGTATAAGCACAAACattcgacacacacacacacacacactcacatgtacaAATGCATTACAAATCCATTCTTttcttacacacatacatatatttgcTCTTTCACACACATCATTGGTAATTAATCAACTATGGCCACCATGCAGCACCTAGCTTCTAATTcatatacatacgcacacacagaccaacTGACAAGTACACATATGTCCTCGGAGAGTATCTGATGAAAGCAAACGTTCAGCTTCATTAGTAGATTGGCTGCAGTCCTTAATCctatatgtgtgcgtgtgtgtgtttgtgtttttgtgtgtgtttatgtatctactgtgcatgcatgtatgtatttgtaaaaGAACAAGAGTTGAATGAAATACACATAAAATGTTTCACACCAGCTTTCCACTGACCATGAATGGGAGaatactgttttttgtttaataacaAAGTTATGAATCAGTATCACATGTACTTGTCATACACATATACCAGGGATTTGACCTTGTGATGCATGAATCATTAATGAACATCATAATAAGAATTCATACAATACCTGTTTCGCTTCATTTCACCTGGTATAATGCCTGTAAACAAGGCTGTAAACAAGATATGGACAAATCTGTATAGAAAGTATCAATTATATTTTCAGTAAGAAGCCTTTAACAGTAAATTGGATTCAAATCTATTTCTGCTTAATGTAAAGACATCcaccacaaatgtaaaaatgtatggtTAATGTATTAAAtctaaattattcattttgctTTTCGCATTTGACCGCATCCTGCAATCAGAAACAAGTATACAACGATATCCTTCAGCATAATTGCATTGCTATCTACAGTATCGAAGCTGTGAAAATAACCATTCAGTTATTTTGAACAAGTGAAAAGGCACAGCTAAAGATAATAtcttttatttctgatgtaAATCAATTTggtccagattttttttttttttttgttaacacaAGTGACATGATGATGAAAAGTGATGCATCTTTCAGAACTTATAAAACTCCATGTAAACATCAGTTTCTTTGCTTTGCATGTTGGACTTTGCGATGTTAAATGAGCATTCGATAAGTTTTTAAGCACAACACTAACCCCTCACTctgtccttcctctcttctgtctcctcagaTGTCAGCCATCGAGAACATGGCAGAGAAGCTGGAGACATTTGGCTCCTTGAAGCCAGAGTCTGGTGACCTGCTGCGCTCCGTCCCCTCCATGTTTGATTTTCGAGCCCCGCCCTCTGCACTCCCAGAGACGCTGCTGCGCAAGGGCAAGGAGCGCTACACATGCAGGTAACTACAGCAGCTGGTTTGgcatgtattatttttaatttttaactttcattttggtcatgaatttcttttttttttccttttgcgGAATGCTTTCATGTTAGTCTCTTCTAAGACTGTTGGGTGTTTTTgtgggtatttttattttttatgtagcCATGTGCTACTTGATGAGTTACAGTCAAAGTTCCTGTgttttttgaatattaaataataCTCAAGTAGCTAAACCAtacttaaaaatgattttttattcttttatagATATTGCGGGAAAATATTCCCGCGCTCTGCCAACCTGACCCGCCACCTCAGGACTCATACAGGGGAGCAACCATATAGGTAAGACTAATTCTACAAGTCTGCAGAGCCACgttcacacacactttctcttgGAGCTGTGTGCTATGTTGAAGTggcgtgtgtgggtgttttgAGTTTGGGTTTGTGTCACTGGGATACAAACTCAAGGGAGAAGATTGTCCAACAGAAACATGTCGGCTGAGTatcatcctcctctctcaccttcTGCCAGCAATCCCCCCCAGCTATCCTCCTCACTCCCAGGAATACACACAGTACAATACTAGACAGGCACATTATTGTTTAGTCGATCAAATTTGCACAATGGCGCATTAAGAAGAACTCCTTTTCTCCCCCCACCAATATGAGCGAAAGCagcaaacacactttcacacaacCTATTCTCAAGCacactgaaagacagagagacacagctCATTTGTTAACAGCGTATGGATGTTTTCCCAGGGAACTCTTGTCCACAGTTAGAACAGAgtttatgtatgttttcttttgccGAAAAGGCCTGGAATAATTATCCTACTGCTAAATAATTTGCCTGATGAAAAATGGTGTCCGTCGCCTTGGTGacaggatggggggggggttgaagcTGGGCTGGtaaaagagcagagcagaggggaaGGGAGGAAGTTCAGAGAAAAATTGAGGAGATGAGGAGCGCGGGCAGACGTCCAGGCCCGGCAGCTGTGGTCGTTTCTCTTGTGCGTATGAGGCCAGACTCATAGTCATCTGCAAGCCTGCTGGTTACTTGCCACACAAAGTGAGGCTTTCTTGCCAGCTAAAAAGGTTATCAAAAGAtaaagttctttttttattttttttcaagaatcatagtaataataatagtaatcaaagcaattttgttttgtgtaggGAAACTTTGGTAATCGTTAACAAAGTCTACCTCTTCAACCTCTATACAGTGTCAACACTGCAGAGGTTTCCAGGTGCTGCTGAGGTAGAAGTAACAATGCAGCAGCAGTTCGGTACACATGTAAAAATTATTCATGCACATTTACTACATTTGGATAATGAGTAAGCCCCGGTTAGCCCTGCTCGGCTTTGTAGTTACTAAGGTAGAGGAATGTCGGCCCTAAGCTTGAGGAGGC is a window encoding:
- the mecom gene encoding histone-lysine N-methyltransferase MECOM isoform X8 — protein: MRSKGRARKLATSDGDDEFALYSSDILDDVCGSDGDPTPSSALAEDPGTPPLSDDEASPQDPLSFQHPSIFLSQEDLTIPLDFELRESAVPGGGRGIWSRRKVNVGERFGPYEGEHRPCLQDPTQGWEILDGSGHVKFCVDASKPDIRSWLKHIQFAPSARQHNLTACQIDDQIFYKVTREIFPGEELLLFMKAEEYSCDSMAPDIHEERQYRCEDCDQHFESRNQLLDHQKQPCGTPPSSFLNPGGDSDLKAQEAQDLGALHMSHGLHECKECDQVFPDVQSLEAHVLSHSEEREYKCDQCPKAFNWKSNLIRHQMSHDSGKHYECENCSKVFTDPSNLQRHIRSQHVGARAHACSDCGKTFATSSGLKQHKHIHSSVKPFMCEVCHKSYTQFSNLCRHKRMHADCRTQIKCKDCGQMFSTTSSLNKHRRFCEGKNHFTAGGLFAQGMPLPGAPGLDKSALAMGHSSAGLADYFGASRHHGGLTFPAAPAFPFSFPGLFPSGLYHRPPLIPATTSPVRQPTHAPVAGPGAELSKSPLLPPSPSTQESRELLKALRKDGGSPGSQMQGSELHTQSSSSSAKKRNKQSDQSESSDLDDVSTPSGSDLESTSGSELESDMDSERERGAARENGKGPKRKASEGGPQSPSLTGSSAAKDFPGPSLIPASLDEHTAVTGAVNDSIKAIASIAEKYFGSTGLAGLQDKKVGSLPYPSMFPLPFFPAFSPPVYPFPDRNLRPPGLKGEPQSPADDCKKAQGKSSSESPFDLTTKRKEEKSAPFAPSKPGASHSVGQDQPLDLSLGTRDRGRNPREEETKKNRGYEEEKGVVEIPKADTSLQHARPTPFFMDPIYRVEKRRMSDPFETLKDKYMRPAPGFLFHPQFRLPDQRTWMSAIENMAEKLETFGSLKPESGDLLRSVPSMFDFRAPPSALPETLLRKGKERYTCRYCGKIFPRSANLTRHLRTHTGEQPYRCKYCDRSFSISSNLQRHIRNIHNKEKPFKCHLCDRCFGQQTNLDRHLKKHENGNLSGTAMSSPQSELDSSSAILDDKEDSYFNEIRNFISNTGQNQTSPDPSEEGLNGGPFEEEKPLLASHGTRDLEDEEAEELGADEEEGEEPSNIPGKPEHEVLPRNLSDEIMQDEIDFTGPNDLNLNCKTSPRGYKDEEEQSGYSALDHIRHFSDMRKLEESELSDGDGDEDDGSFGSPSLTEAVKQPLFRKSKSQAYAMMLSLAEKDSLHPATHSPASMWHSLARAAAESSAIQSLSHV